One stretch of Streptomyces sp. MMBL 11-1 DNA includes these proteins:
- a CDS encoding phage holin family protein has product MSDPGNYAGSADRSIGQLVASATAEMSALVHDEIALAKAEVRQDVKRGAIGSAAFIAAGVLLLFTMPMLSFAAAYGIHNLGLGLAWSFLIVAGAFILLAALIGFIGLRKFKKIKPPEKSIASAKQTAAVLQKAKPHPRPSIAADAIIERSGSSLAKKGIEGGGSGKDRADAVARSST; this is encoded by the coding sequence ATGAGCGACCCCGGCAACTACGCGGGCAGTGCGGACCGCAGCATCGGGCAGCTGGTCGCCTCGGCGACGGCCGAGATGTCCGCACTGGTGCACGACGAGATCGCCCTCGCCAAGGCGGAGGTACGGCAGGACGTCAAGCGCGGGGCGATCGGCAGCGCGGCGTTCATCGCCGCGGGCGTGCTGTTGCTGTTCACGATGCCGATGTTGAGCTTCGCGGCCGCGTACGGGATCCACAACCTGGGCCTGGGCCTGGCGTGGTCCTTCCTGATCGTGGCCGGTGCCTTCATCCTCCTGGCCGCCCTGATCGGATTCATCGGCCTGCGGAAGTTCAAGAAGATCAAGCCGCCGGAGAAGTCCATCGCCTCCGCCAAGCAGACGGCCGCCGTCCTGCAGAAGGCCAAGCCGCACCCGCGCCCGTCGATCGCGGCCGACGCGATCATCGAGCGCTCCGGCAGCAGCCTGGCGAAGAAGGGCATCGAGGGCGGCGGCTCCGGTAAGGACAGGGCCGACGCTGTGGCACGCTCATCCACATGA
- the nhaA gene encoding Na+/H+ antiporter NhaA, with translation MAPPNPPTPAPPAPPRRPLLGRLSLTERNYVAEALRTETVGGVLLLAAAVAALVWANAFGGSYETVSKFHFGIEAIGLDLSVAHWAADGLLAVFFFVAGVELKRELVAGELRDPKAAALPVVAALCGMAVPALVYFLTVVVGGGSTKGWAVPTATDIAFALAVLAVIGTSLPSALRAFLLTLAVVDDLFAILIIAVFFTSDLNFLALGGAVLGLAAFYLLLRFNVRGWYVYVPLALVIWGLMYNSGIHATIAGVAMGLMLRCSRREGEKHSPGEHIEHLVRPLSAGIAVPLFALFSAGVALNGEALAGVFTRPETLGVVLGLVLGKTVGIFGGTYLAARFTKAELNKDLAWADVLALAALAGIGFTVSLLIGELAFEGDPEMINEIKAAVLLGSLTAALLACVLLKLRVRKYKELYEAEELDEDESGVPDIYEQDDPEYHLRMAAILERKATEHRRLAEERAGATRDEPNSPA, from the coding sequence GTGGCACCGCCCAACCCGCCCACGCCCGCGCCGCCCGCGCCGCCCCGGCGCCCGCTGCTCGGCCGGCTCTCGCTCACCGAGCGGAACTACGTGGCGGAAGCGCTCCGTACCGAGACGGTCGGCGGGGTGCTCCTGCTGGCTGCGGCGGTCGCCGCGCTCGTCTGGGCCAACGCCTTCGGCGGCTCGTACGAAACCGTCAGCAAGTTCCACTTCGGCATCGAGGCCATCGGCCTTGACCTCTCCGTCGCGCACTGGGCGGCGGACGGGCTGCTCGCGGTCTTCTTCTTCGTCGCCGGCGTCGAACTCAAGCGCGAACTGGTGGCGGGCGAACTCCGCGATCCGAAGGCCGCGGCCCTCCCGGTGGTGGCGGCCCTGTGCGGCATGGCCGTGCCCGCCCTCGTCTACTTCCTCACCGTGGTCGTCGGCGGCGGCTCGACGAAGGGCTGGGCGGTCCCGACCGCCACCGACATCGCCTTCGCGCTCGCCGTCCTCGCGGTGATCGGCACCTCCCTCCCGTCCGCGCTGCGGGCCTTCCTGCTGACCCTGGCCGTCGTCGACGACCTCTTCGCGATCCTGATCATCGCGGTGTTCTTCACCTCGGACCTGAACTTCCTGGCGCTCGGCGGGGCCGTCCTCGGCCTGGCCGCCTTCTACCTGCTCCTCCGTTTCAACGTCCGGGGCTGGTACGTCTACGTGCCGCTCGCCCTGGTCATCTGGGGCCTGATGTACAACAGCGGCATCCACGCCACCATCGCCGGTGTGGCGATGGGCCTGATGCTGCGCTGCAGCCGTCGCGAGGGCGAGAAGCACTCCCCCGGCGAGCACATCGAACACCTGGTCCGCCCGCTGTCGGCCGGGATCGCCGTCCCGCTGTTCGCCCTGTTCTCGGCCGGGGTCGCGCTGAACGGCGAAGCGCTGGCCGGCGTCTTCACCCGGCCCGAAACGCTCGGCGTCGTCCTCGGTCTCGTCCTCGGCAAGACGGTCGGTATCTTCGGCGGCACCTACCTCGCCGCCCGCTTCACCAAGGCGGAGCTCAACAAGGATCTGGCCTGGGCAGACGTCCTGGCACTCGCCGCACTCGCCGGGATCGGGTTCACCGTCTCACTGCTCATCGGCGAGCTCGCCTTCGAGGGCGACCCGGAGATGATCAACGAGATCAAGGCCGCCGTACTCCTCGGTTCGCTGACGGCGGCCCTGCTCGCCTGCGTACTGCTCAAGCTTCGGGTACGCAAGTACAAGGAGCTGTACGAGGCCGAGGAGCTGGACGAGGACGAATCCGGGGTACCCGACATCTACGAGCAGGACGATCCGGAATACCACCTGCGGATGGCCGCCATCCTGGAGCGAAAGGCGACAGAACACCGCCGTCTCGCCGAAGAGCGGGCGGGGGCAACGCGCGACGAGCCGAACAGTCCGGCATGA